From one Lolium rigidum isolate FL_2022 chromosome 4, APGP_CSIRO_Lrig_0.1, whole genome shotgun sequence genomic stretch:
- the LOC124646956 gene encoding putative cyclin-dependent kinase F-2, whose amino-acid sequence MAASTSRSGGGGHRNPAVWPAYMARYEPLERLGAGMNGEVFKAWDNKENRIVAAKRLSGTGIDAGDGLIFSGLTEVWRECRCLRTCADIPSVVKLLDKVVPKVNSDDSFLIMEYAGRLNLRAYMQRRAHRHRRFSEAEVCRIMKELLEGVNSVHDTGIMHLDIRPENVILDDGTEDRTERRPKNKKGANQDGELKGDVIVYKIGGFGISRRKQQGPKQSEVTIATAYSAPELLLHSCEYDERADMWGLGCIMADLLLGTGMPTFGPDDSEEKTMSRVFHIVDPKCKGIKDWAGYQGIAAEWKSKLPAGKNKSKLARIEAGLKMKLLGQPLRRRFPFWRLSSAGFEVLSGLLESNPTKRLTAAEALEKPWFHHC is encoded by the coding sequence ATGGCGGCTTCCACGagcaggagcggcggcggcggccaccggAATCCGGCTGTCTGGCCAGCCTACATGGCACGCTACGAGCCGCTGGAGAGGCTGGGCGCGGGCATGAACGGCGAGGTGTTCAAGGCGTGGGACAACAAGGAGAACCGGATCGTCGCCGCGAAGCGGCTCAGCGGGACCGGGATCGACGCTGGCGACGGCTTGATCTTTTCCGGCCTTACAGAGGTCTGGCGGGAGTGCAGGTGTCTGAGGACGTGCGCTGACATCCCCTCGGTGGTGAAGCTGCTGGATAAAGTCGTCCCCAAGGTCAATTCGGACGACTCCTTCCTCATCATGGAATACGCCGGCCGCCTCAACCTACGCGCCTACATGCAGCGCCGTGCCCATCGCCATCGTCGGTTCTCCGAGGCCGAGGTGTGCCGGATCATGAAGGAGCTCCTGGAGGGCGTCAACTCCGTGCACGACACGGGCATCATGCACCTGGACATCAGACCCGAAAACGTGATCCTCGACGACGGCACCGAGGAcaggacggagaggaggcccaagaacaagaagggggcGAACCAGGACGGGGAGCTCAAGGGAGATgtcatcgtctacaagatcggaggcTTCGGGATCTCCCGGAGGAAACAGCAGGGCCCGAAGCAGTCGGAGGTGACAATTGCGACAGCGTACAgcgcgccggagctcctcctGCACTCGTGCGAGTACGACGAGCGCGCAGACATGTGGGGGCTCGGATGCATAATGGCCGACCTCCTCTTGGGCACCGGTATGCCCACCTTTGGCCCcgatgactcggaagaaaagaccATGAGCAGAGTGTTTCACATCGTCGACCCTAAGTGTAAGGGGATCAAGGACTGGGCCGGCTACCAGGGGATAGCGGCAGAGTGGAAGTCGAAGCTACCGGCCGGAAAAAACAAGTCGAAGCTGGCGAGGATAGAGGCAGGGTTGAAGATGAAGCTACTCGGGCAGCCTCTTCGGCGCCGGTTCCCCTTCTGGAGGCTGTCGTCAGCCGGCTTCGAGGTGCTCAGCGGGCTCCTGGAGAGCAACCCGACGAAGCGGCTTACTGCAGCGGAGGCCCTCGAGAAGCCTTGGTTCCATCATTGCTGA